The window GGCCGAGCGCGAGATGTCGCGGTCGTTGGCGCGCGACAGCGAGCAGATCGTCGATTCGCGCACCGCACGTGCGATGGCCTGCACGCATTCGAAGTCGCCGTTGGAACTGGCGGCGAAACCGGCCTCGATCACGTCGACCTTGAGCCTCTCGAGTTGGCGCGCGATGCGCAGCTTTTCGTCACGCGTCATGGACGCGCCCGGTGACTGCTCGCCATCGCGCAAGGTGGTGTCGAAAATGATGAGTTTGTCGGTCATGGGGCGCTCCTTGGATTTTCAGATACGGGCCGGTTCGCCAGATTCAGCAGGTTCGGCCGATGGCGCATTGTCGCGCTTGCCGGCATGGGCTTCGGCACGCTGCAGGCCGCTGACGATGGCCTTGAGCGAGGCGGAGACGATGTTCGCGTCGATGCCCACGCCGAACACCGTGTGCTGCTCGTCGATGCGCAATTCCAGGTAGGCCACGGCCTGGGCATTGGCACCGCCGCTCAGCGCGTGTTCGTGGTAGTCCAGCACCCGGACCTGGGTGGCGGAGCTTGCGTTCCAGTGGTTGACGAAGGCATCGATCGGGCCCACGCCCTGCTCGCCTGCCGGCACCTGCGGCACGGCGATGCGGGTCAGGCCGTATTCGCGTTCGAACAAAGCCCACAGGTCCTTCGCCGTGAGCTCCTTGCCGTCCTCGTCCATCACGCCCTGCACCACCTGGCTGAATTCGATCTGCAGGCGGCGCGGCAATTCCAGGCCGTATTCGCTCTCGAGCAGGTACGAGATCCCGCCCTTGCCGGACTGGCTGTTGACGCGGATCACCGCCTCGTAGCTGCGGCCGAGATCCTTGGGATCGACAGGCAGGTACGGAATGTCCCAGATGTCGTCGGCCTTGCGCGCGCTGAAGGCCTTCTTGATCGCGTCCTGGTGGGAACCCGAAAACGAGGTGTAGACCAGGTCGCCCGCATAAGGATGGCGCGGATGCACTGGCAACTGGTTGCAGAACTCCACCGTGCGGCGGATCTCGTCGATTTCCGAGAAGTCGAGGCCGGGCGAAATGCCCTGCGTGTAGAGGTTCAGCGCCACGTTGACCAGGTCGAGGTTGCCGGTGCGCTCGCCGTTGCCGAACAGGCAGCCTTCGATGCGGTCGGCACCGGCCATCAAGGCGAACTCACCCGCGGCCGTGCCCGTGCCGCGGTCGTTGTGCGGGTGCACGGACAACACGATCGCCTCACGGCGCGCGAGGTTGCGGTGCATCCATTCCATCATGTCGGCGAAGATGTTCGGCGTTGAATGCTCCACCGTCGAGGGCAGGTTGATGATGCACTTGTGCTCGGGCGTGGGTTGCCAGACCGCCGTGACCGCGTCGACGACACGTTTGGAAAAAGCGAGCTCGGTACCGGAGAACATCTCGGGCGAATACTGGAATGTCCACTTCGTCTTTGGGTGTTCGGCGGCGATGTCCTTGAACAGCTGTGCGTTGGCGGTGGCAAGGGCGACGATGCCGTCCTCGTCCATGCCGAGCACCACGCGGCGCATGATCGGCGCCACCGCGTTGTAGAGGTGGACGATGGCGCGCGGCGCGCCGGCCAGCGATTCGAAGGTGCGGCGGATCAAGGGCTCGCGGGCCTGCGTCAGCACCTGGATCGTCACGTCGTCGGGAATCATGTCGTCCTCGATGAGCTTGCGCACGAAGTCGAATTCGACCTGTGATGCCGAGGGAAAGCCGACCTCGATTTCCTTGAAACCGATCTTCACCAGCATCTCGAACATCTTGAGCTTGCGCGCCATGTCCATCGGCTCGATCAGCGCCTGGTTGCCGTCGCGCAGGTCGGTGCTCAGCCAGATCGGTGCCCGGTCGAGCACGGCGTCGGGCCAGGTGCGGTCGGCGAGGCGGATCGGCGCGAAGGCGCGGTATTTGGTGATTGGCTGCTTCAACATGGTGGTCTCTCGATGTTCGGTTTCAAAACCAGCAACCCAATGAAAAACGGCCCGTTGCTGGTGCAGACGGGCCGTTGTACAGGTTTCGCGCGCGCGCTCTACTGTCTCCGCCCGTGGGGGATTAGCAGTAGGGTTAGCGAAATCTGGTTCATGCGCGAGACTCTAACACAAGTTTTTCACGCAAAGCACCCTGGACGCACACTCATTTGTGCAGGCCGCGTTCGTCGGGCTCGTCGGTCGAGGTGCTGATCACGCTCGTCTGCTGGCCCTTGGTCTTGCGCCAGGCGTACACGGCATAACCGCTCAAGCCGTAGATCACGAAGATGCTGAACATCACGGTGGGCGGATGAATGTTGATCACGGCGATGCCGAGCGCGATCAGCACGATCACGACGAAGGGCACGCTCTTCTTCATCTGGATGTCCTTGAAACTGTAGAACGGCACGTTGGTGACCATGGTCAGGCCCGCATACAGCGCCAGGGCGAACATTTCCCATTTGACCTGGCTGCCGCTGACCTCGTACTCGTTCATGAGCCAGATGAAGCCGGCCACGAGCGCGGCGGCCGCCGGCGACGGCAAGCCCTGGAAATAGCGTTTGTCGACCACCGCCGTATTGACGTTGAAACGCGCCAGCCGCAACGCCGCGCAGGCGCAATAGACGAAGGCCGCGATCCAGCCCCAGCGGCCCAGTTCCTTGAGCGACCAGACGTAGGCAATCAGCGCCGGCGCGGCGCCGAAGGACACCATGTCGGACAGCGAATCCATCTGTTCGCCGAACGCGCTCTGGGTGTTGGTCATGCGCGCGATGCGGCCATCCAGGCTGTCGAGCACCATGGCACAGAATACACCCGCGGCGGCCAGGTCGAAGCGGCCATTCACCGCCATCACCACCGCGTAGAAGCCGCCGAACAGCGCCGCCAGGGTGAACAGGTTGGGCAGGATGTAGATGCCCTTGCGCCGCTTGCGCACCACGACTTCGCTGTCATGCGCATCGTCTGCGTCGTTACCGTCATGCATTGGAAATCTGTCCTAGAAAGTGGGCGTTTAGTGTAAGCCAGTGCATCCGCGGTATCGGCAAAACATCCCCTGCGAAAGAGCACCCGAAAGAGGGGCGAAAAAAAGGCCACCGAGGTGGCCTTTCGCAAGAACCCGGGCGGGATCAGTTGCGCGACTTGTCGACCAGCTTGTTGGCCTTGATCCAGGGCATCATGGCGCGCAGCTGTTCGCCGACCACTTCGATCTGGTGTTCGGCGTTCAGGCGGCGGCGGCTGATCAGCACGGGCTGGCCGGCCGTGGCTTCGAGCACGAAGCTCTTGGCGTATTCACCGGTCTGGATGTCCTGCAGCACCTTCTTCATGGCCTTCTTGGTCTCGTCGGTGACGATGCGCGGGCCAGTCACGTACTCGCCATATTCGGCGTTGTTCGAGATCGAGTAGTTCATGTTGGCGATGCCGCCTTCATAGATCAGGTCGACGATCAGCTTCAATTCGTGCAGGCATTCGAAGTAGGCCATCTCCGGCGCGTAGCCGGCTTCCACCAGGGTTTCGAAACCGGCCTTGATGAGTTCGACGGTACCGCCGCACAGCACAGCCTGTTCGCCGAACAGGTCGGTTTCGGTTTCTTCGCGGAAGTTGGTCTCGATGATGCCGGCCTTGCCGCCACCGTTGGCCATGGCGTAGCTCAGGGCCAGGTCACGGGCCTTGCCGCTCTTGTCCTGGTGCACGGCCACGAGGTGGGGTACGCCGCCACCTTGCGTGAAGGTGCCGCGCACGGTGTGGCCAGGGGCCTTGGGCGCGACCATCCACACATCGAGGTCTTCGCGCGGCTGCACGAAGCCATAGTGCACGTTGAAACCGTGCGCGAACACCAGGGACGCGCCTTGCTTGATGTACGGGGCCACATCGTTCTTGTAGACCTGGGCGATCTGCTCG of the Rhodoferax koreense genome contains:
- the ilvC gene encoding ketol-acid reductoisomerase, with translation MKVFYDKDCDLSLIKGKTVTIIGYGSQGHAHAQNLNDSGVKVLVGLRKGGASWSKVEKAGLKVAEVSEAVKAADVVMILLPDEQIAQVYKNDVAPYIKQGASLVFAHGFNVHYGFVQPREDLDVWMVAPKAPGHTVRGTFTQGGGVPHLVAVHQDKSGKARDLALSYAMANGGGKAGIIETNFREETETDLFGEQAVLCGGTVELIKAGFETLVEAGYAPEMAYFECLHELKLIVDLIYEGGIANMNYSISNNAEYGEYVTGPRIVTDETKKAMKKVLQDIQTGEYAKSFVLEATAGQPVLISRRRLNAEHQIEVVGEQLRAMMPWIKANKLVDKSRN
- the pssA gene encoding CDP-diacylglycerol--serine O-phosphatidyltransferase; translation: MHDGNDADDAHDSEVVVRKRRKGIYILPNLFTLAALFGGFYAVVMAVNGRFDLAAAGVFCAMVLDSLDGRIARMTNTQSAFGEQMDSLSDMVSFGAAPALIAYVWSLKELGRWGWIAAFVYCACAALRLARFNVNTAVVDKRYFQGLPSPAAAALVAGFIWLMNEYEVSGSQVKWEMFALALYAGLTMVTNVPFYSFKDIQMKKSVPFVVIVLIALGIAVINIHPPTVMFSIFVIYGLSGYAVYAWRKTKGQQTSVISTSTDEPDERGLHK
- a CDS encoding 2-isopropylmalate synthase; protein product: MLKQPITKYRAFAPIRLADRTWPDAVLDRAPIWLSTDLRDGNQALIEPMDMARKLKMFEMLVKIGFKEIEVGFPSASQVEFDFVRKLIEDDMIPDDVTIQVLTQAREPLIRRTFESLAGAPRAIVHLYNAVAPIMRRVVLGMDEDGIVALATANAQLFKDIAAEHPKTKWTFQYSPEMFSGTELAFSKRVVDAVTAVWQPTPEHKCIINLPSTVEHSTPNIFADMMEWMHRNLARREAIVLSVHPHNDRGTGTAAGEFALMAGADRIEGCLFGNGERTGNLDLVNVALNLYTQGISPGLDFSEIDEIRRTVEFCNQLPVHPRHPYAGDLVYTSFSGSHQDAIKKAFSARKADDIWDIPYLPVDPKDLGRSYEAVIRVNSQSGKGGISYLLESEYGLELPRRLQIEFSQVVQGVMDEDGKELTAKDLWALFEREYGLTRIAVPQVPAGEQGVGPIDAFVNHWNASSATQVRVLDYHEHALSGGANAQAVAYLELRIDEQHTVFGVGIDANIVSASLKAIVSGLQRAEAHAGKRDNAPSAEPAESGEPARI